From one Nonomuraea polychroma genomic stretch:
- a CDS encoding (2Fe-2S)-binding protein: MRVNGTDEKLDVEPWVSLLDALRERLGVTGPKKGCDQGACGACTVLADGVRINACLALAVQYADREITTIEGVTPHPLQEAFIRHDGFQCGYCTSGQICSAIGMLSECEDPATLTDDEIRERMSGNLCRCGAYNGIVDAIKEVAR; the protein is encoded by the coding sequence ATGCGAGTGAACGGCACGGACGAGAAGCTCGACGTCGAGCCGTGGGTCAGCCTGCTCGACGCGCTACGTGAACGCCTGGGCGTGACGGGCCCGAAGAAGGGCTGTGACCAGGGTGCCTGCGGCGCGTGCACGGTCCTCGCCGACGGCGTGCGGATCAACGCCTGCCTGGCCCTGGCCGTCCAGTACGCGGACAGGGAGATCACCACCATCGAGGGTGTGACCCCGCACCCGCTGCAGGAGGCGTTCATCCGGCACGACGGGTTCCAGTGCGGCTACTGCACCTCGGGCCAGATCTGTTCGGCGATCGGCATGCTCAGCGAGTGCGAGGACCCCGCCACGCTGACCGACGACGAGATCCGGGAGCGCATGAGCGGCAACCTGTGCCGCTGCGGGGCCTACAACGGCATCGTCGATGCGATCAAGGAGGTCGCGCGATGA
- a CDS encoding TetR/AcrR family transcriptional regulator, translating into MTFLRARRPEHKQQRREAILDAARELAMASGVRNVSLGAVAEAVGLAKSNIVRYFGTREEIYLQLAAEEWREWAEEVSGRLRHASGTADVVTVLAETLTERPLFCDLLSHTSTSLEHNVSVEAAHTFKRAVVSVLADLASEVAVVTDLTDTEAGELVMGAAGLGGLLYPAANPSPTLAEVYARDPELAATCPQMVPTLVRMLSALAAGLPTLR; encoded by the coding sequence ATGACTTTCCTCAGGGCCAGGCGGCCGGAGCACAAGCAGCAGCGGCGCGAGGCGATCCTCGACGCCGCGCGCGAGCTCGCCATGGCCTCGGGCGTGCGCAACGTCAGCCTGGGCGCGGTCGCGGAGGCGGTCGGCCTGGCGAAGTCCAACATCGTGCGCTATTTCGGCACCCGGGAGGAGATCTACCTCCAGCTGGCCGCCGAGGAGTGGCGGGAGTGGGCCGAGGAAGTGAGCGGGCGACTGCGGCACGCCTCCGGCACGGCCGACGTGGTGACGGTGCTGGCGGAGACGCTGACCGAGCGGCCGCTCTTCTGCGACCTGCTCAGCCACACCTCCACCAGCCTGGAGCACAACGTGTCGGTCGAGGCGGCGCACACGTTCAAGCGGGCCGTGGTGAGCGTGCTCGCCGACCTGGCCTCGGAGGTGGCGGTCGTCACCGACCTCACGGATACCGAGGCGGGGGAGCTCGTCATGGGAGCCGCCGGCCTGGGCGGTCTGCTCTATCCCGCCGCCAACCCCTCCCCCACGCTGGCCGAGGTCTACGCCCGCGACCCCGAGCTCGCCGCCACCTGCCCGCAGATGGTGCCCACGCTCGTCCGCATGCTCAGCGCGCTCGCCGCCGGCCTGCCGACGCTCCGGTGA
- a CDS encoding cellulase family glycosylhydrolase, with the protein MSRLAAFLALLVSMLIVVPAAPAHAAVGLRVNGARIVEANGNAFVMRGVSHAHTWYTSQTSSFANIKALRANTVRVVLSGGRWPANGASDVANIVSLCRQNRLICVLENHDTTGYGEQSGAYTLDQAVTYWNSVKSAVTGAEDYIVINIGNEPYGNNNVSAWTSATTSAISRMRSLGFQHLLMVDAPNWGQDWQFTMRDNAQTVFNADPQRNTVFSVHMYGVFDTAAEITSYLNAFQTAGLPLVIGEFGHNHSDGNPDEDTIMAQAQQRGLGYIGWSWSGNGGGVEYLDMVTNFNPAQLTSWGQRIFNGANGIGQTSREATYFGGGGTDTTPPTTPGTPSASNVTSSGATLTWAASTDSGGSGLAGYNVYREQGTTDPLLGQTTTNSITLTGLSASTPYQVYVRARDGANNLSANSPTTTFTTTSGGGGPGSCTATGTVQSQWGGGYVVQVTVTNTGSTPINGWTVTFTLPNGHTITGGWNATMSSTGQAVTARGMSYNGSLPPGASANFGFQASRPSGDSAIPGPYTCTPS; encoded by the coding sequence ATGAGCAGACTCGCGGCGTTCCTCGCGCTCCTCGTCTCGATGCTGATCGTCGTCCCGGCCGCTCCCGCGCACGCCGCGGTCGGGCTCCGCGTCAACGGCGCCAGGATCGTGGAGGCCAACGGGAACGCGTTCGTCATGCGCGGCGTCAGCCACGCGCACACCTGGTACACGAGCCAGACGAGCTCCTTCGCCAACATCAAGGCGCTGCGCGCCAACACGGTGCGCGTGGTGCTGAGCGGCGGCAGATGGCCGGCCAACGGGGCCTCGGACGTGGCCAACATCGTCTCGCTGTGTCGGCAGAACCGGTTAATATGCGTGCTCGAAAACCACGACACCACCGGATACGGCGAGCAGAGCGGCGCGTACACGCTCGACCAGGCGGTCACCTACTGGAACAGCGTCAAGAGCGCGGTGACGGGCGCCGAGGACTACATCGTCATCAACATCGGCAACGAGCCCTACGGCAACAACAACGTCTCCGCCTGGACCAGCGCGACCACCAGCGCCATCAGCCGGATGCGCAGCCTGGGCTTCCAGCACCTGCTGATGGTCGACGCGCCCAACTGGGGCCAGGACTGGCAGTTCACGATGCGGGACAACGCCCAGACCGTCTTCAACGCCGACCCGCAGCGCAACACGGTCTTCTCGGTCCACATGTACGGGGTCTTCGACACGGCCGCGGAGATCACCTCCTACCTCAACGCGTTCCAGACCGCCGGCCTGCCGCTGGTGATCGGCGAGTTCGGGCACAACCACTCCGACGGCAACCCCGACGAGGACACGATCATGGCCCAGGCGCAGCAGCGCGGACTCGGCTACATCGGGTGGTCGTGGAGCGGCAACGGCGGCGGCGTCGAATACCTCGACATGGTCACCAACTTCAACCCCGCCCAGCTGACCTCGTGGGGGCAGCGGATCTTCAACGGCGCCAACGGCATCGGGCAGACCTCGCGCGAGGCCACGTACTTCGGCGGCGGCGGCACCGACACCACCCCTCCGACGACACCCGGCACGCCGTCGGCCTCGAACGTGACCTCCAGCGGCGCCACTCTGACCTGGGCGGCCTCCACCGACTCGGGCGGCTCGGGCCTGGCGGGCTACAACGTCTACCGCGAGCAGGGCACCACCGACCCGCTGCTCGGCCAGACCACGACCAACTCCATCACGCTGACGGGATTGAGCGCCTCGACCCCCTATCAGGTGTACGTACGCGCCCGTGACGGCGCGAACAACCTGTCCGCGAACTCCCCCACCACGACCTTCACCACCACGTCGGGAGGCGGCGGACCGGGCAGTTGCACGGCCACGGGGACCGTGCAGAGCCAGTGGGGCGGCGGCTACGTCGTCCAGGTCACCGTCACCAACACCGGCTCCACGCCCATCAACGGCTGGACGGTCACGTTCACGCTGCCGAACGGCCATACGATCACAGGAGGCTGGAACGCCACGATGAGCAGCACCGGGCAGGCCGTCACGGCCCGCGGCATGAGCTACAACGGCTCCCTCCCCCCGGGCGCCTCGGCCAACTTCGGCTTCCAGGCCAGCCGCCCCAGCGGCGACTCCGCGATCCCCGGCCCCTACACCTGCACCCCGTCCTGA
- a CDS encoding LacI family DNA-binding transcriptional regulator, with product MATKRATISDVASLAGVSIATASKALNGRQDVRAATRERVLAAAAELSFQPNALARGLLSGQTRTVGLLTSDSVGRFGIPVLLGAENAFGAGEMAVLLCDARGDAIREQHHLRALLSRRVDGLIVVGESTNPRPSVSKDLPVPVVYAYGPSEDPDDVSFVPDDVGAAAMAVNHLLAMGRRKIAHITGPAHYKAARDREEGFRLALAQAGLEQVGQTLSGPWSQRWGRHAAEMVLMAEPEIDAVFCGSDQIAAGFVETARERGRRVPDDIAVVGYDNWEVLSTETRPALTTVDMNLELLGRTAAQHLFAAIDGKATPGVHKMPCQLVIRDSTSPPGVS from the coding sequence ATGGCGACTAAGCGGGCGACCATCAGTGATGTGGCCTCGCTGGCGGGGGTGTCGATCGCCACGGCGTCCAAGGCGCTCAACGGGCGCCAGGATGTGCGGGCGGCCACGCGCGAGCGTGTGCTGGCCGCCGCGGCGGAGCTCTCCTTCCAGCCGAACGCTCTGGCCAGGGGACTGCTGTCGGGCCAGACCCGCACCGTGGGGCTGCTGACCTCCGACAGCGTCGGCCGGTTCGGCATCCCGGTGCTGCTCGGCGCGGAGAACGCGTTCGGGGCCGGCGAGATGGCCGTGCTGCTCTGCGACGCGCGCGGCGACGCGATCAGGGAGCAGCACCACCTGCGGGCGCTGCTGTCGCGCCGGGTGGACGGGCTGATCGTGGTGGGCGAGAGCACCAACCCGCGCCCGTCGGTGAGCAAGGACCTGCCGGTGCCGGTCGTGTACGCGTACGGGCCGTCCGAGGACCCCGACGACGTGTCCTTCGTGCCGGACGACGTGGGAGCCGCCGCCATGGCCGTCAACCACTTGCTGGCCATGGGACGCCGCAAGATCGCGCACATCACGGGGCCGGCCCACTACAAGGCCGCCCGAGACCGCGAGGAAGGTTTCCGGCTCGCGCTCGCCCAGGCAGGTCTGGAGCAGGTCGGTCAGACGTTGTCGGGGCCGTGGTCCCAGCGGTGGGGGCGGCACGCGGCCGAGATGGTGCTCATGGCCGAGCCCGAGATCGACGCCGTCTTCTGCGGCAGCGACCAGATCGCGGCCGGGTTCGTGGAGACGGCGCGGGAGCGGGGGCGGCGGGTGCCGGACGACATCGCGGTGGTCGGCTACGACAACTGGGAGGTGCTGTCCACCGAGACCCGGCCCGCGCTGACGACCGTGGACATGAACCTGGAGCTGCTGGGCCGGACGGCGGCGCAACACCTGTTCGCGGCCATCGACGGCAAGGCCACGCCGGGCGTGCACAAGATGCCCTGCCAGCTCGTCATCCGCGACTCCACCTCCCCGCCCGGCGTCTCCTGA
- a CDS encoding ABC transporter substrate-binding protein: MRRRLAGISLLGVLALTAAACGSGGGGGGGGGSTQAADSPVTITMWTRAATQTQSERLVQEYNKTHKNQVKLTVIPTDNYQPRIAAAAGAKQLPDVFAADVIFVPNYTSQGLFMDITDRVNALPYKAGLAPSHMKLGTLDGKMYTLPHTLDLSVWFWNKDLYEKAGLDPEQGPKTLKEFAQHATTIQEKLGKDGKVHGTFFGGNCGGCYVFTFWPSVWAAGGQVMNAEGTQSLNDQPAMTDVFKIYRDLYEKKVTGPTTKEEQGPTWTGFFPKGEIGVMPMPSTTLGLMPKDVKIGVTPIAGPDGGESTFVGGDSIGISSTSKNADAAWEFLSWTVSDQAQVEVMAKNKDVLARTDLASNKYSAEDPRVVLINSLVAKGQTPFALRFGQTFNDPQGPWLRYAREAVFGDVSKLPQLNAEITKSLQQ, translated from the coding sequence ATGAGACGAAGGCTGGCCGGGATCTCCCTCCTCGGTGTGTTAGCGCTCACAGCAGCGGCCTGCGGCAGCGGCGGAGGCGGCGGTGGTGGTGGGGGCAGCACGCAAGCAGCGGACAGTCCCGTGACGATCACGATGTGGACCCGCGCTGCCACGCAGACGCAGAGCGAGCGGCTGGTCCAGGAGTACAACAAGACCCACAAGAACCAGGTGAAGCTCACCGTCATCCCCACGGACAACTACCAGCCGCGCATCGCCGCCGCGGCCGGCGCCAAGCAGCTCCCCGACGTGTTCGCGGCCGACGTCATCTTCGTCCCGAACTACACCTCCCAGGGCCTGTTCATGGACATCACGGACAGGGTCAACGCGCTGCCGTACAAGGCCGGGCTCGCACCCTCGCACATGAAGCTGGGCACGCTCGACGGCAAGATGTACACCCTGCCGCACACCCTCGACCTGTCGGTCTGGTTCTGGAACAAGGACCTGTACGAGAAGGCCGGGCTCGACCCCGAGCAGGGCCCGAAGACGCTGAAGGAGTTCGCCCAGCACGCCACCACCATTCAAGAGAAGCTCGGCAAGGACGGCAAGGTCCACGGCACGTTCTTCGGCGGCAACTGCGGCGGCTGCTACGTCTTCACGTTCTGGCCCTCCGTCTGGGCCGCCGGCGGCCAGGTCATGAACGCCGAGGGCACGCAGTCGCTCAACGACCAGCCCGCGATGACCGACGTCTTCAAGATCTACCGCGACCTGTACGAGAAGAAGGTCACAGGCCCGACGACCAAGGAGGAGCAGGGCCCGACCTGGACCGGCTTCTTCCCCAAGGGCGAGATCGGCGTCATGCCGATGCCCTCGACCACGCTCGGCCTCATGCCGAAGGACGTGAAGATCGGCGTCACCCCGATCGCCGGCCCCGACGGCGGCGAGTCGACGTTCGTCGGCGGCGACTCCATCGGCATCTCCTCCACCAGCAAGAACGCCGACGCCGCCTGGGAGTTCCTGTCCTGGACGGTCTCCGACCAGGCCCAGGTCGAGGTCATGGCCAAGAACAAGGACGTGCTCGCCCGCACCGACCTGGCCAGCAACAAGTACTCCGCCGAGGACCCGCGCGTGGTGCTGATCAACTCGCTGGTGGCCAAGGGCCAGACCCCGTTCGCCCTGCGCTTCGGCCAGACGTTCAACGACCCGCAGGGTCCGTGGCTGCGCTACGCCCGCGAGGCCGTGTTCGGTGACGTCTCGAAGCTCCCACAGCTCAACGCCGAGATCACGAAGTCGCTGCAACAATGA
- a CDS encoding carbohydrate ABC transporter permease encodes MTLTITRSGRRPAHSAPPARWRSRKVQGWLYAAPTAVIVGVLFIAPLVLVVWMSLNRWPLLGQATFNAPENYTKIADNPLFVDAVFFTLKYTAITTVLLSAVALGLALLVQDRKPGIGFFRTAFFLPGAVGFAAAGLLFYGMLNNDFGPIDPMLQSLGITDEPIKWIGTPNMALFSTITLVIWRFAGFNMLILLTGLQAIPTEVYEAARSDGANRWQVFTKITLPLLRPTLALMLILSVTGSLLAFDQFFVFTNGGPDNSTVSMVMVIYREAFFRFNLGGAAALSVVLLVALVGLNTLMMRRLR; translated from the coding sequence ATGACCTTGACGATCACGCGATCCGGGCGGCGGCCGGCACACTCCGCGCCGCCCGCCCGGTGGCGGAGCAGGAAGGTCCAGGGCTGGCTGTACGCGGCCCCCACGGCCGTCATCGTGGGGGTGCTCTTCATCGCGCCCCTGGTGCTGGTCGTGTGGATGTCGCTCAACCGCTGGCCCCTGCTCGGCCAGGCCACGTTCAACGCCCCCGAGAACTACACCAAGATCGCCGACAACCCGCTCTTCGTCGACGCGGTCTTCTTCACGCTCAAGTACACCGCCATCACCACCGTGCTGCTGTCCGCTGTGGCGCTCGGCCTGGCCCTGCTGGTGCAGGATCGCAAGCCCGGCATCGGGTTCTTCAGGACGGCCTTCTTCCTGCCGGGCGCGGTCGGCTTCGCCGCGGCCGGGCTGCTGTTCTACGGCATGCTGAACAACGACTTCGGCCCCATCGACCCGATGCTCCAATCTCTGGGCATCACCGACGAGCCGATCAAGTGGATCGGCACGCCCAACATGGCGCTGTTCTCCACGATCACGCTGGTCATCTGGCGGTTCGCCGGGTTCAACATGCTCATCCTGCTGACCGGCCTGCAGGCCATCCCGACCGAGGTGTACGAGGCCGCGCGCAGCGACGGCGCCAACCGCTGGCAGGTCTTCACCAAGATCACGCTGCCGCTGCTGCGCCCGACGCTGGCGTTGATGCTCATCCTCAGCGTCACGGGCTCGCTGCTGGCCTTCGACCAGTTCTTCGTCTTCACCAACGGCGGCCCGGACAACAGCACGGTCTCCATGGTCATGGTCATCTACCGCGAGGCGTTCTTCCGCTTCAACCTCGGCGGCGCGGCGGCGCTGTCGGTCGTGCTGCTCGTGGCCCTCGTCGGGCTCAACACGCTGATGATGCGGAGGCTGCGATGA
- a CDS encoding carbohydrate ABC transporter permease, with the protein MSRYLTLSALAVLFLFPLVWSGYASLEEPSNYLEMAQFGEGLGTYSTNSVLVSVMTVAGTLVVSALGGYGFARFDFPGKNLLFLATLAILMVPYATILIPLYVLLGYIGLQNSLVGLSLVFVMFQLPFALFMMRNAFEALPRELEEAALVDGCGTFRAFTRILLHAVRPALITVGLFAFLASWNDFFAPLILLNDGASFTLPVAVVSMTQQTFGAIDYGMLQAGVMVMAFPCLILFIVLQRHYVRGFMSGALRG; encoded by the coding sequence ATGAGCCGTTACCTCACGCTGTCCGCCCTGGCGGTGCTGTTCCTGTTCCCGCTGGTGTGGAGCGGTTACGCCTCGCTGGAGGAGCCGTCCAACTACCTGGAGATGGCCCAATTCGGCGAGGGCCTCGGCACGTACTCGACCAACAGCGTGCTGGTCTCCGTCATGACGGTGGCGGGCACCCTCGTCGTCTCCGCGCTCGGCGGATACGGGTTCGCCCGCTTCGACTTCCCTGGCAAGAATCTGCTGTTCCTCGCCACGCTGGCGATCCTCATGGTGCCGTACGCGACCATCCTCATCCCGCTCTACGTGCTGCTCGGCTACATCGGGCTGCAGAACTCGCTCGTCGGGCTGTCGCTGGTGTTCGTGATGTTCCAGCTGCCCTTCGCGCTGTTCATGATGCGCAACGCCTTCGAGGCGCTGCCCCGTGAGCTGGAGGAGGCGGCGCTGGTGGACGGCTGCGGCACGTTCCGCGCCTTCACCAGGATCCTGCTGCACGCCGTGCGGCCCGCGCTGATCACGGTGGGCCTGTTCGCGTTCCTCGCCTCGTGGAACGACTTCTTCGCGCCGCTCATCCTGCTCAACGACGGAGCATCGTTCACGCTGCCGGTGGCCGTGGTGAGCATGACGCAGCAGACGTTCGGCGCGATCGACTACGGCATGCTCCAGGCCGGCGTCATGGTCATGGCCTTCCCCTGTCTCATCCTCTTCATCGTGTTGCAGCGCCACTACGTGCGCGGATTCATGTCAGGAGCTCTGCGTGGCTAA
- a CDS encoding glycoside hydrolase family 127 protein produces MANPVLPSSGVLSPLGLDAVRLSPGFWGDRVALNREVTIAHCQEWEEREGWIGNFRGERPRRGREFSDSEIYKLLEAMAWADHPGLPALAETVAQAQEGDGYINTRWSGSRYTDFEWGHELYCYGHLIQAAVARLRMHGEDRLTQVAVRAADHVCRRFMDGTETCGHPVIEMALVELYRVTGTERYLEMARRFVERRGLPALADIPFGRAYYQDDMPVRQAQVFRGHAVRALYLASGVVDVAVETGDEELLKAVEAQWERTVARRTHLTGGMGSRHIDESFGDDYELPPDRAYNETCASIASIMLAHRLLLATGDVRYADLAERTLYNMLATGVALDGRSFFYANPLQVRVAAVPLEGVNHAAEGGLRSPWFDVSCCPNNIARTLASLPAYMATTAADGLQIHHFTPSEIRGGGVAVRVETGYPWHGAVTVRVLEDGDGRIKLRVPAWASDATLAHGGTVRPVAPGYASVDGPWRAGDELRLELAMSPRWTFPNSKIDALRACAAVERGPLVYCAESVGDEPPLADLAVRVEPPVEHEANGVVELEVEASLGDSDGDGWPYGPSRNGRVDASDARLRLIPYHRWGNRGPATMRVWLPI; encoded by the coding sequence GTGGCTAATCCCGTCCTGCCCTCATCGGGCGTCCTGTCCCCCCTCGGCCTCGACGCGGTACGGCTCTCGCCCGGTTTCTGGGGCGACCGGGTGGCGCTCAACCGCGAGGTCACCATCGCCCACTGCCAGGAATGGGAAGAACGCGAAGGCTGGATCGGCAACTTCCGGGGCGAGCGCCCGCGCAGGGGCCGGGAGTTCAGCGACTCCGAGATCTACAAGCTGCTGGAGGCCATGGCCTGGGCCGACCACCCCGGGCTGCCGGCACTGGCCGAGACCGTGGCCCAGGCCCAGGAGGGCGACGGCTACATCAACACCCGCTGGTCCGGCAGCCGCTACACCGACTTCGAATGGGGGCACGAGCTCTATTGCTACGGCCACCTCATCCAGGCGGCGGTCGCCCGGCTGCGCATGCACGGCGAGGACCGGCTGACGCAGGTGGCGGTGCGGGCCGCCGACCACGTCTGCCGCCGCTTCATGGACGGCACCGAGACCTGCGGGCACCCCGTGATCGAGATGGCGCTCGTCGAGCTCTACCGCGTGACCGGGACCGAGCGCTACCTGGAGATGGCCCGGCGCTTCGTCGAGCGGCGCGGCCTGCCGGCGCTCGCCGACATCCCCTTCGGCCGCGCCTACTACCAGGACGACATGCCGGTCCGCCAGGCACAGGTGTTCCGCGGTCACGCCGTGCGGGCGCTCTACCTGGCCTCCGGCGTCGTGGACGTGGCCGTCGAGACCGGCGACGAGGAGCTGCTGAAGGCGGTCGAGGCGCAGTGGGAGCGCACGGTCGCCCGGCGTACGCACCTGACCGGCGGCATGGGCTCGCGGCACATCGACGAGTCGTTCGGCGACGACTACGAGCTGCCGCCGGACCGGGCCTACAACGAGACCTGCGCGAGCATCGCCTCGATCATGCTGGCGCACCGGCTGCTGCTGGCCACCGGCGACGTCCGCTACGCCGACCTGGCCGAGCGGACCCTGTACAACATGCTCGCCACCGGCGTCGCGCTGGACGGCCGGTCGTTCTTCTACGCCAACCCGCTGCAGGTGCGGGTGGCCGCCGTCCCGCTCGAAGGCGTGAACCACGCTGCGGAGGGCGGGCTGCGCTCGCCCTGGTTCGACGTGTCCTGCTGCCCGAACAACATCGCCCGCACGCTGGCCTCCCTGCCTGCCTACATGGCCACGACCGCGGCGGACGGTCTGCAGATCCACCACTTCACGCCGTCGGAGATCCGCGGCGGCGGGGTCGCGGTGCGAGTGGAGACCGGCTACCCGTGGCACGGCGCGGTGACGGTCCGGGTGCTGGAGGACGGCGACGGGCGGATCAAGCTGCGCGTCCCGGCCTGGGCCTCGGACGCGACGCTCGCGCACGGCGGCACGGTCCGTCCCGTGGCGCCCGGGTACGCCTCCGTCGACGGGCCGTGGCGGGCGGGTGACGAGCTCCGGCTGGAGCTGGCGATGTCGCCGAGGTGGACGTTCCCCAACAGCAAGATCGACGCGCTTCGGGCGTGCGCGGCGGTCGAGCGGGGTCCGCTCGTTTACTGCGCGGAGTCCGTGGGCGACGAGCCGCCGCTCGCCGACCTGGCCGTGCGGGTCGAGCCGCCCGTGGAGCACGAGGCGAACGGCGTGGTCGAGCTGGAGGTCGAGGCCTCGCTCGGCGACAGCGACGGCGACGGCTGGCCGTACGGGCCGTCGCGGAACGGCCGCGTGGACGCCTCGGACGCGCGGCTGCGGCTCATCCCTTACCACCGGTGGGGTAACCGGGGTCCCGCGACCATGCGTGTCTGGCTGCCGATCTGA